In Nicotiana tabacum cultivar K326 chromosome 11, ASM71507v2, whole genome shotgun sequence, a single window of DNA contains:
- the LOC107774600 gene encoding uncharacterized protein LOC107774600 has translation MTKDTLAYSEGDIKTLMKPHNDALVISFLLSNIRIKRVLLDPDNSANVIRSKVVEQLGLLDQIILASRVLHGFNMAGEVTKGEISLPVNMSGIVQNTTFHVISGYMKYSALLGRSWIHNMRVVSSTLHQMMKFPTKDRITTIYGEQHKAKEMFVVYQEAPNPIHSTSDESRSVQTLEDDEEDFLAPRTFVAPE, from the coding sequence ATGACCAAAGACACCCTTGCATACAGCGAGGGGGATATCAAGACTTTGATGAAAccacacaacgacgcactggtaatctcatTTCTTTTAAGTAACATTCGAATTAAACGTGTGCTCTTGGATCCAGACAACTCAGCCAATGTAATCAGGTCAAAGGTAGTAGAACAGCTTGGGTTGCTCGATCAAATCATACTCGCCTCACGGGTCCtccacggcttcaacatggccGGCGAAGTAACAAAAGGGGAGATCTCCCTCCCTGTTAACATGTCCGGTATAGTTCAGAACACCACATTCCACGTCATCAGTGGTTACATGAAGTACAGCGCATTGCTTGGCAGGtcatggatacacaacatgagggtagtGTCATCAACTCTGCACcagatgatgaagtttccaacaaagGATCGTATAACAACCATATATGGAGAACAACATAAGGCAAAAGAAATGTTTGTGGTTTACCAAGAGGCGCCGAATCCTATACACTCTACCTCAGATGAGTCTCGGAGTGTACAGACCCTcgaggatgatgaagaagatttcCTCGCTCCTCGAACTTTTGTTGCCCCCGAATAG